From the Astyanax mexicanus isolate ESR-SI-001 chromosome 9, AstMex3_surface, whole genome shotgun sequence genome, one window contains:
- the dcun1d5 gene encoding DCN1-like protein 5 isoform X2, translating into MPVKKKRKSSGSEDSSIKKCKITSYCRTQTPGRLINPEDQFSSKKCLAWFYEYAGPDDVVGPEGMEKFCEDIGVEPENIIMLVLAWKLEAPNMGFFTKEEWLKGMTSLQCDCTERLQGKLDYLRSQLNDLAVFKNIYRYAFDFARDKDQRSLDMDTAKSMLALLLGRTWPLFPVFHQFLEQSKYKVMNKDQWYNVLEFSRTVNPDLSNYDEDGAWPVMLDEFVEWQKARLAL; encoded by the exons ATGCCtgtaaagaagaagagaaagtcCTCTGGTTCAGAAGACTCCAGCATCAAAAAGTGTAAAATCACCAG TTACTGCAGGACACAGACCCCTGGGAGATTGATAAATCCAGAGGATCAGTTCTCAAGCAAGAAGTGCCTCGCATGGTTCTACGAGTATGCAG GACCCGATGACGTGGTTGGACCTGAAGGAATGGAGAAGTTCTGTGAGGATATCGGCGTGGAACCAGAGAAT ATTATCATGTTAGTCCTAGCCTGGAAACTAGAAGCTCCAAATATGGGATTTTTCACAAAAGAAGAGTGGCTCAAAGGAATGACTTCACTGCA ATGCGACTGTACAGAAAGGTTACAAGGCAAGCTGGACTACCTGCGCTCTCAACTGAACGACCTGGCTGTGTTCAAAAACATTTATAGATATGCTTTCGACTTTGCCAGG GATAAAGATCAGCGTAGTCTAGATATGGACACAGCCAAATCAATGTTGGCGCTGCTGCTTGGAAGGACATGGCCTCTGTTTCCTGTGTTTCACCAGTTTTTGGAG CAATCCAAGTATAAAGTCATGAACAAGGACCAGTGGTACAACGTCTTAGAGTTTAGTCGCACTGTTAACCCAGACCTCAGTAATTACGACGAGGACGGAGCAT
- the dcun1d5 gene encoding DCN1-like protein 5 isoform X1 has translation MDRETKNSVRLNQTFGSYVMPVKKKRKSSGSEDSSIKKCKITSYCRTQTPGRLINPEDQFSSKKCLAWFYEYAGPDDVVGPEGMEKFCEDIGVEPENIIMLVLAWKLEAPNMGFFTKEEWLKGMTSLQCDCTERLQGKLDYLRSQLNDLAVFKNIYRYAFDFARDKDQRSLDMDTAKSMLALLLGRTWPLFPVFHQFLEQSKYKVMNKDQWYNVLEFSRTVNPDLSNYDEDGAWPVMLDEFVEWQKARLAL, from the exons ATGGACAGAGAGACCAAAA ATTCAGTTAGGCTAAATCAAACCTTTGGAAGTTACGTAATGCCtgtaaagaagaagagaaagtcCTCTGGTTCAGAAGACTCCAGCATCAAAAAGTGTAAAATCACCAG TTACTGCAGGACACAGACCCCTGGGAGATTGATAAATCCAGAGGATCAGTTCTCAAGCAAGAAGTGCCTCGCATGGTTCTACGAGTATGCAG GACCCGATGACGTGGTTGGACCTGAAGGAATGGAGAAGTTCTGTGAGGATATCGGCGTGGAACCAGAGAAT ATTATCATGTTAGTCCTAGCCTGGAAACTAGAAGCTCCAAATATGGGATTTTTCACAAAAGAAGAGTGGCTCAAAGGAATGACTTCACTGCA ATGCGACTGTACAGAAAGGTTACAAGGCAAGCTGGACTACCTGCGCTCTCAACTGAACGACCTGGCTGTGTTCAAAAACATTTATAGATATGCTTTCGACTTTGCCAGG GATAAAGATCAGCGTAGTCTAGATATGGACACAGCCAAATCAATGTTGGCGCTGCTGCTTGGAAGGACATGGCCTCTGTTTCCTGTGTTTCACCAGTTTTTGGAG CAATCCAAGTATAAAGTCATGAACAAGGACCAGTGGTACAACGTCTTAGAGTTTAGTCGCACTGTTAACCCAGACCTCAGTAATTACGACGAGGACGGAGCAT